One segment of Triticum aestivum cultivar Chinese Spring chromosome 2A, IWGSC CS RefSeq v2.1, whole genome shotgun sequence DNA contains the following:
- the LOC123186342 gene encoding mediator of RNA polymerase II transcription subunit 20a-like has translation MAPAKWLMHWHPNPGATLNSQILAEACSCAESLGGTKDGRWKTSIISCRPIMRESMGAGGRLPPDVPGELLGVALHEHPGLYFSILRTHRLVLQADAAFPHVMEKLQSYKARVSLDFEGFQYQLGDFCLRIGKCAPNNSETMRGIIMEVEYYPLSSIEKSRAIMVDFFDIWQETLAKKSLPGRFIHVESNFSEYGLSDHYSFQHTAVQYATCLQQLMVVRA, from the exons ATGGCCCCCGCCAAGTG GCTGATGCACTGGCACCCAAACCCTGGAGCGACGCTCAACAGCCAGATCCTGGCGGAGGCCTGTAGCTGCGCGGAGTCCCTCGGCGGCACCAAGGACGGCCGCTGGAAGACCTCCATCATCTCCTGCCGCCCGATCATGCGAGAAAGCATGGGCGCCGGCGGGCGGCTGCCTCCAGATGTGCCCGGCGAGCTCCTCGGTGTCGCGCTCCACGAGCACCCCGGACTCTACTTCTCCATCCTCCGGACTCATCGGCTCGTCCTACAGGCTGACGCTGCCTTCCCCCATGTCATGGAGAAGCTCCAGTCCTACAAGGCTCGTGTGAGCCTCGACTTTGAG GGATTCCAATATCAACTGGGTGATTTTTGCTTGAGGATAGGTAAATGTGCTCCTAACAATTCTGAAACAATGAGAGGAATCATAATGGAG GTAGAGTATTATCCCTTATCTTCCATCGAAAAGTCCAGGGCAATTATGGTAGACTTCTTTGACATATGGCAGGAAACACTTGCAAAGAAGTCGCTGCCTGGTCGATTCATCCATGTAGAGTCTAACTTTTCAGAGTATGGTCTTTCAGATCACTACTCTTTCCAGCACACCGCAGTTCAGTATGCTACCTGCTTGCAACAACTCATGGTTGTGAGGGCCTAG